From a region of the Roseisolibacter agri genome:
- a CDS encoding ABC transporter ATP-binding protein codes for MAAAVACTIGAAVMDVFALTLLVPFLNALFGEKALAGETALNRLLDLLIGNLLVDGNPMASLQRVIIVILGAVTAKSVLSWLAGNFGATLQESVTRDLRNTTYAHLQRLPLGWFSRVKTGQILARVMQDTQQTKQVITELVTRSLLSATTVIVTIAAMVATSWSLTLLALVVAPLLIAALQPLLRKLRKGFRRTGDQQGELTAVVQESVSGIRLVKSFGGEAYEEGRFREASDRLARGLARVARTTYLAQPLTETIGTMIAVAVLWVGARQVLVGKSLSGADLIAFLILVMRMLQPLKQLSQVPTTAQQSLAAAERLFEILDEPTETARDRGTIAPARFAESLAFEGVGFAYPARPDDPEGEPRGVLRDVSLVARPGEVVALVGPSGAGKTTLVDLIPRFHEPTAGRITLDGVDTRDIRLDALRALVGIVSQDTVLFNDTVRANLAYGAGDRYTPAQIEAAARAANAHQFIAELPQGYDTVLGERGTRLSGGQRQRLAIARALLVDPPILILDEATSALDTESERLVQEAIDRLLADRTVFVIAHRLSTIVHADQILVLDRGAVVERGTHAELLARGGTYARLHALQFRETEVGV; via the coding sequence ATGGCGGCCGCCGTCGCCTGCACCATCGGGGCGGCGGTGATGGACGTGTTCGCGCTGACGCTGCTCGTCCCGTTCCTGAACGCGCTGTTCGGCGAGAAGGCGCTGGCGGGCGAGACGGCGCTGAACCGCCTGCTCGACCTGCTGATCGGGAACCTGCTGGTGGACGGCAACCCGATGGCGTCGCTGCAGCGCGTCATCATCGTCATCCTCGGCGCCGTCACGGCCAAGAGCGTGCTGTCGTGGCTCGCCGGCAACTTCGGCGCGACGCTGCAGGAGAGCGTCACCCGCGACCTGCGCAACACCACCTACGCGCACCTCCAGCGGCTCCCGCTCGGCTGGTTCTCGCGCGTGAAGACCGGGCAGATCCTCGCCCGCGTCATGCAGGACACGCAGCAGACCAAGCAGGTCATCACCGAGCTGGTGACGCGGTCGCTGCTCAGCGCCACGACCGTCATCGTCACCATCGCCGCGATGGTCGCGACCTCGTGGTCGCTGACGCTGCTCGCGCTGGTGGTGGCGCCGCTGCTCATCGCCGCGCTGCAGCCGCTGCTGCGCAAGCTGCGCAAGGGCTTCCGCCGCACGGGTGACCAGCAGGGCGAGCTGACGGCGGTCGTGCAGGAGTCGGTCAGCGGCATCCGCCTCGTGAAGTCGTTCGGCGGCGAGGCGTACGAGGAGGGGCGCTTCCGCGAGGCGAGCGACCGGCTCGCGCGCGGGCTGGCCCGCGTCGCGCGCACCACGTACCTCGCGCAGCCGCTCACCGAGACGATCGGCACCATGATCGCCGTCGCCGTGCTCTGGGTCGGCGCGCGGCAGGTGCTGGTCGGGAAGTCGCTCTCGGGCGCGGACCTGATCGCGTTCCTGATCCTCGTCATGCGCATGCTGCAGCCGCTCAAGCAGCTGTCGCAGGTGCCCACCACGGCGCAGCAGTCGCTCGCCGCGGCGGAGCGGCTGTTCGAGATCCTCGACGAGCCCACCGAGACGGCGCGCGACCGCGGCACCATCGCCCCTGCGCGCTTCGCGGAGTCGTTGGCGTTCGAGGGCGTGGGCTTCGCCTATCCCGCGCGCCCCGACGACCCCGAGGGCGAGCCGCGCGGCGTGCTGCGCGACGTCTCGCTCGTCGCGCGGCCCGGCGAGGTCGTCGCGCTCGTGGGGCCCAGCGGGGCGGGGAAGACGACGCTCGTCGACCTGATCCCGCGCTTCCACGAGCCCACCGCCGGCCGCATCACGCTCGACGGGGTGGACACGCGCGACATCCGCCTGGACGCGCTGCGCGCGCTGGTCGGCATCGTCAGCCAGGACACGGTGCTGTTCAACGACACCGTGCGCGCGAACCTCGCCTACGGCGCCGGCGACCGCTACACGCCGGCGCAGATCGAGGCCGCCGCGCGCGCCGCCAACGCCCACCAGTTCATCGCCGAGCTGCCGCAGGGCTACGATACCGTCCTCGGCGAGCGCGGCACGCGGCTCTCCGGCGGGCAGCGGCAGCGGCTCGCGATCGCGCGCGCCCTGCTCGTCGATCCGCCCATCCTGATCCTCGACGAGGCCACGAGCGCGCTCGACACCGAGAGCGAGCGCCTGGTGCAGGAGGCGATCGACCGCCTGCTGGCCGACCGCACCGTCTTCGTCATCGCCCACCGTCTCTCCACCATCGTGCACGCCGACCAGATCCTCGTGCTCGACCGCGGCGCCGTCGTCGAGCGCGGCACGCACGCCGAGCTGCTCGCGCGCGGCGGCACGTACGCGCGGCTCCACGCGCTGCAGTTCCGCGAGACCGAGGTGGGCGTGTGA
- a CDS encoding glycosyltransferase: MRALFHHPHEDWTGSARAFALAARGLAASGWQVLFACCPDTEPHRRAVAMGLPVHPLERGDGLMAGSSALARALREQFVEVVFVHGERAHLAAAGAAWRAERGVIVRRFAAREPVAFGRAVRATLRTAPTKVLCTWPEQAAAIPKDLGVIGVVTSDLGVELPAAPDGTARVRREGPLRRLVCMHTRGHRARSAMVLRAVAMLAPRHPELRVAFVGPGSDDEELRMHAAALGVNRIVAHLGDAGEPAELFADADLGWVIADGDDGAFGVLDALAAGVPVLVDRGSDAARYVPDAIGGVHLEPGDVSGAAAVVAQLLAHDADRLAMGGAGRARVARAYTQTSMLDGFSRAADAARERHRPRAWGARHPSERG; encoded by the coding sequence GTGAGGGCGCTCTTCCACCACCCGCACGAGGACTGGACCGGCAGCGCGCGCGCGTTCGCGCTGGCGGCGCGCGGCCTTGCGGCGAGCGGCTGGCAGGTGCTCTTCGCCTGCTGTCCCGACACGGAGCCGCACCGGCGCGCCGTCGCGATGGGCCTCCCGGTGCACCCGCTGGAGCGGGGCGACGGGCTGATGGCCGGCAGCTCCGCGCTCGCGCGCGCGCTGCGCGAGCAGTTCGTCGAGGTCGTCTTCGTGCACGGCGAGCGCGCGCACCTGGCCGCGGCGGGCGCCGCGTGGCGCGCGGAGCGCGGCGTCATCGTGCGGCGCTTCGCGGCCCGCGAGCCGGTCGCCTTCGGGCGCGCGGTGCGCGCGACGCTGCGCACCGCGCCCACCAAGGTGCTGTGCACGTGGCCCGAGCAGGCGGCCGCGATCCCGAAGGACCTGGGCGTCATCGGCGTCGTGACGAGCGACCTGGGCGTCGAGCTCCCGGCCGCGCCCGACGGCACCGCGCGCGTACGCCGCGAGGGCCCGCTGCGCCGTCTCGTCTGCATGCACACGCGCGGGCACCGCGCGCGCTCCGCGATGGTGCTGCGCGCCGTGGCGATGCTGGCACCGCGGCATCCCGAGCTGCGCGTCGCCTTCGTGGGCCCGGGCTCGGACGACGAGGAGCTGCGCATGCACGCCGCGGCGCTCGGCGTGAACCGCATCGTCGCGCACCTCGGCGACGCCGGCGAGCCGGCCGAGCTGTTCGCGGACGCGGACCTGGGCTGGGTGATCGCCGACGGCGACGACGGCGCGTTCGGCGTGCTCGACGCGCTCGCCGCCGGCGTCCCCGTGCTCGTGGATCGCGGCAGCGACGCGGCCCGCTACGTCCCCGACGCGATCGGCGGCGTGCACCTGGAGCCGGGCGACGTCTCCGGCGCCGCGGCCGTGGTGGCGCAGCTGCTCGCGCACGACGCCGACCGGCTGGCGATGGGCGGCGCGGGCCGCGCGCGCGTCGCCCGCGCCTACACGCAGACCTCGATGCTCGACGGCTTCTCGCGCGCCGCCGACGCCGCGCGCGAGCGGCACCGTCCGCGCGCCTGGGGCGCCAGGCATCCCAGTGAGCGCGGCTGA
- a CDS encoding lysophospholipid acyltransferase family protein has translation MSEPVAPAPPAAVQDAPRAERRPTLSHRLEYAALRGAIGGLATLPWRQATAVGAWLGRMGYAPAGIRRGVVERQVAAAFPELTPARVREIARASYESLGRTTVEAAIMPGLGKQGVLELFEQVDGWELLEAARAEGRGAIVVTGHLGNWELGGSYVAARGVPIDGVARQQGNPLFDRFLTSTRERLGMDVVWDGHAVRRTPRSLRENRVVAMVSDQGALGLASTYVPFFGRPAKTPRGPAVFALRLRVPILFAVAVRLPNGRFRLAFERVPVVDTGDRERDVDTIVATYTRMLEEWVRRYPEQYFWQHRRWKHQPADTPPHLREP, from the coding sequence GTGTCCGAACCCGTCGCCCCGGCGCCGCCCGCGGCGGTCCAGGACGCGCCGCGCGCCGAGCGCCGGCCGACGCTCTCGCACCGGCTGGAGTACGCGGCGCTGCGCGGGGCCATCGGCGGGCTGGCGACGCTGCCGTGGCGACAGGCGACGGCCGTCGGCGCGTGGCTGGGCCGCATGGGCTACGCGCCCGCCGGCATCCGCCGCGGCGTCGTCGAGCGGCAGGTCGCGGCCGCGTTCCCCGAGCTGACGCCCGCGCGCGTGCGCGAGATCGCGCGCGCCAGCTACGAGTCGCTCGGCCGCACGACGGTCGAGGCGGCGATCATGCCGGGCCTCGGGAAGCAGGGCGTGCTCGAGCTGTTCGAGCAGGTCGACGGCTGGGAGCTGCTGGAGGCGGCGCGCGCGGAGGGACGCGGCGCGATCGTCGTCACCGGGCACCTCGGCAACTGGGAGCTGGGCGGCTCGTACGTCGCCGCGCGCGGCGTCCCGATCGACGGCGTGGCGCGGCAGCAGGGCAACCCGCTGTTCGACCGCTTCCTCACCAGCACGCGCGAGCGGCTGGGGATGGACGTCGTGTGGGACGGGCACGCGGTGCGCCGCACGCCGCGCTCGCTGCGCGAGAACCGTGTCGTCGCGATGGTCTCGGACCAGGGCGCGCTCGGCCTCGCGTCGACGTACGTGCCGTTCTTCGGGCGGCCCGCCAAGACGCCGCGCGGTCCCGCGGTGTTCGCGCTGCGGCTGCGCGTGCCGATCCTCTTCGCCGTCGCGGTGCGGCTGCCGAACGGGCGCTTCCGCCTCGCGTTCGAGCGCGTGCCCGTCGTCGACACCGGCGACCGCGAGCGCGACGTGGACACGATCGTCGCGACGTACACGCGCATGCTGGAGGAGTGGGTGCGCCGCTATCCCGAGCAGTACTTCTGGCAGCACCGCCGGTGGAAGCACCAGCCGGCGGACACGCCCCCGCACCTGCGCGAGCCGTGA